A genomic segment from Polyangium mundeleinium encodes:
- a CDS encoding OAM dimerization domain-containing protein encodes MAKWLRAYGDREGDGMVQMTFTLAILPGDRAREAAKRFAEAHGLKDPLVTTMEQCSQQHTYFVAYGHSAHQIDVDTIDVAELAAKPLSREQVEAMGKELGRKIVVVGACTGSDAHTVGIDAILNYKGFAGEKGLESYKCFDAHNLGAQVENVELAERAKALGADAILVSQVITQRNCHKENAAALIDLLNKQGVRDKFLLLLGGPRIDNKLALELGYEGGFGPGTKPSMVAAFVAEEVLRRARGKQVDPRR; translated from the coding sequence ATGGCGAAATGGCTACGCGCTTACGGGGACCGTGAAGGCGACGGGATGGTGCAGATGACCTTCACGCTCGCGATCCTGCCCGGGGATCGCGCGCGGGAGGCGGCGAAGCGCTTCGCCGAGGCCCACGGCCTGAAAGACCCGCTCGTCACCACGATGGAGCAATGCTCGCAGCAGCACACGTATTTCGTGGCCTACGGGCATTCGGCGCACCAGATCGACGTCGACACCATCGACGTCGCCGAGCTCGCCGCGAAGCCGCTCTCCCGCGAGCAGGTCGAGGCCATGGGCAAGGAGCTCGGCCGCAAGATCGTCGTCGTCGGCGCGTGCACCGGCTCGGACGCGCATACCGTCGGGATCGACGCGATCCTCAATTACAAGGGGTTTGCCGGGGAAAAGGGCCTCGAAAGCTACAAGTGCTTCGACGCGCACAACCTCGGCGCGCAGGTCGAGAACGTCGAGCTCGCCGAGCGCGCCAAGGCGCTCGGGGCCGACGCGATCCTCGTCTCGCAGGTCATCACGCAGCGCAACTGCCATAAAGAGAACGCGGCGGCGCTCATCGATCTCCTGAACAAGCAGGGCGTCCGTGACAAGTTCCTGCTGCTGCTCGGCGGCCCGCGCATCGACAACAAGCTCGCGCTGGAGCTCGGCTACGAAGGCGGCTTCGGCCCGGGCACGAAGCCTTCGATGGTCGCCGCCTTCGTGGCCGAAGAGGTCCTCCGCCGCGCCCGCGGCAAACAGGTGGATCCGAGGCGCTAG
- a CDS encoding PhzF family phenazine biosynthesis protein, producing the protein MTEIPLYQIDAFTRRPFAGNPAAVCPLPAWLPDATLQAIAAENNLSETAFFVRQGERHELRWFTPSVEVDLCGHATLAAGYVVLELLAPDLPFVSFHTRSGELVVRRAEGLLSIDLPARPPAPAHVPSALAEALGKRPTAAFAARDLVAVYDSAEDVRALRPDMAKIAALDTFAVGVTARGTGIDADVDFVSRFFAPAKGVPEDPVTGSLHCTLVPLWASKLGRTRLQARQVSARTGELDCTLAGDRVLLAGGAVLVLEGRMRF; encoded by the coding sequence GTGACCGAGATCCCGCTCTACCAGATCGATGCCTTCACGCGCCGCCCCTTCGCCGGCAACCCCGCCGCCGTATGTCCCCTGCCCGCGTGGCTCCCGGACGCGACGCTCCAGGCGATCGCCGCGGAGAACAACCTCTCGGAGACCGCGTTTTTCGTGCGCCAGGGCGAGCGCCACGAGCTGCGCTGGTTCACGCCCTCGGTCGAGGTCGACCTCTGTGGCCACGCGACGCTCGCCGCCGGATACGTCGTCCTCGAGCTCCTCGCGCCGGACCTCCCTTTCGTCTCGTTCCACACGCGGAGCGGCGAGCTCGTCGTGCGGCGCGCCGAGGGCTTGCTCTCGATCGACCTGCCCGCGCGCCCGCCCGCGCCCGCGCACGTACCTTCCGCGCTCGCCGAGGCGCTCGGCAAGCGGCCGACCGCGGCCTTTGCCGCGCGTGACCTCGTGGCCGTGTACGACAGCGCCGAGGACGTCCGCGCGCTTCGGCCCGACATGGCGAAAATCGCGGCGCTCGACACGTTCGCGGTGGGCGTCACCGCACGAGGGACCGGAATCGACGCGGACGTCGATTTCGTGTCCCGCTTCTTCGCGCCGGCAAAGGGCGTCCCCGAGGATCCCGTGACGGGATCCCTGCATTGCACGCTCGTGCCCCTCTGGGCCTCCAAGCTCGGCCGGACGCGGCTCCAGGCGCGGCAGGTGAGCGCGCGGACGGGCGAGCTCGACTGCACGCTCGCAGGGGATCGTGTCCTCCTCGCGGGCGGCGCGGTGCTCGTGCTCGAAGGCCGGATGCGCTTCTGA
- the fghA gene encoding S-formylglutathione hydrolase: MTNPFTQVSTNRSFGGHQKVLRHESRALGCSMNVGVYLPPQAESGRCPVLYWLSGLTCTEQNFVTKAGVQEHAARHGIIVVAPDTSPRGEGVADDPAYDLGQGAGFYVDATEAPWAKHYRMHEYVAEELPGLVEAHLPALSDRRGIFGHSMGGHGALVLALKHPGRYRSVSAFSPIVAPSRVPWGEKAFSAYLGADREAWKAWDATELVREAKERLPILIDQGDADQFLTRELQPELLRAACEAAGHPLTLRMQPGYDHSYYFIATFMRDHVEHHAAALR, translated from the coding sequence ATGACGAACCCCTTCACCCAGGTCTCGACGAACCGCTCTTTCGGCGGCCACCAGAAGGTGCTGCGGCACGAATCGCGCGCGCTCGGCTGCAGCATGAACGTGGGCGTCTACCTGCCCCCGCAGGCCGAGTCCGGGCGTTGCCCCGTGCTCTACTGGCTCTCCGGGCTCACGTGCACGGAGCAGAACTTCGTGACGAAGGCGGGCGTGCAGGAGCACGCGGCGCGGCACGGGATCATCGTGGTCGCGCCGGACACGAGCCCGCGCGGCGAGGGCGTGGCGGACGATCCGGCCTACGACCTCGGGCAAGGCGCCGGGTTTTACGTGGACGCGACGGAGGCGCCCTGGGCGAAGCATTATCGAATGCACGAATACGTGGCGGAGGAGCTGCCGGGGCTCGTGGAGGCGCACCTGCCGGCGCTCTCGGACCGGCGCGGGATCTTCGGGCATTCGATGGGCGGGCACGGCGCGCTGGTGCTCGCGCTGAAGCATCCGGGGCGATATCGATCGGTGTCGGCGTTTTCGCCGATCGTGGCGCCGAGCCGGGTGCCCTGGGGCGAAAAAGCGTTTTCCGCGTACCTCGGCGCGGACCGGGAGGCGTGGAAGGCGTGGGACGCGACGGAGCTCGTGCGCGAGGCGAAGGAACGGCTGCCGATCCTGATCGATCAGGGCGACGCGGATCAATTCCTCACGCGGGAATTGCAGCCGGAGCTGCTGCGCGCTGCGTGCGAGGCCGCGGGGCATCCGCTGACGTTGCGGATGCAGCCGGGGTACGACCACAGCTATTATTTCATTGCGACGTTCATGCGCGACCACGTGGAGCACCACGCGGCGGCCTTGCGCTAG
- a CDS encoding serine/threonine-protein kinase has protein sequence MIPVLRCTDIELTDLADDKPALVDPETGDPAGLSLVQWLGSGGMSAVFLAERDEETEAPGLSALAPSRVAVKLVKPGTEQGLAQMGMTSRELAQREIEALERVKNLVPPSEFVIGYYGHGSAEVALEEEPPLILPWIALEYVEASSEGVTLTDRVAKARETGVDPVRAHRLARGMIEGVRVLHGLGVLHRDLKPDNVFVAGPLDDETPKIADCGIARVDGLTLATVQGITLGYGGPEQALSSVAPSRRNPLVGPWTDVHALASTIWFMLTGEEWCRSMPSWYMGERRSLRTAKKLHRGFLAAEELFGAIDLALRQGASPVLPEGTWDLEGAKFYETHARKLLGGSMFEGSPPRFPSVDAFAEALLPPLEAAAARWIEIAAREHQPMTSFRKTRILPSEEEVFAAMDALAPPRTTSEKPLLLEPGGVVFLPGPWGFARSGSELHGLSKKEPRTFSVDVPRPYRAQIAASRWLVRGPGGGIALVGPAHVLLQRGESFVQGTLPRRADEGPVGEIVATLGDGRAFGVVTADAGEGGPELWLSNDGVRWADPLLLPLGGEVSAIASGPLGFFVAGSLRGKKARALWIGYDQEVRSSAASLNDKPALLLCVAGAEGEAWAAGAGLVMRFDRGGSAVEASEAEGIPVAMGLDDEGVPWLVTEREVFRRHGGGVSPVWKRYHTQPKGTPRLVAIGFPPGGVRVVDAVGGGAVLRT, from the coding sequence ATGATTCCCGTTCTGCGGTGCACCGACATCGAGCTCACCGATCTCGCCGACGACAAACCCGCGCTCGTCGACCCGGAGACCGGCGACCCCGCGGGCCTCTCTCTCGTGCAGTGGCTCGGCTCCGGCGGAATGTCCGCCGTATTCCTCGCCGAGCGTGACGAGGAAACGGAGGCGCCCGGCCTCTCGGCGCTCGCGCCCTCCCGGGTCGCGGTGAAGCTCGTCAAGCCCGGGACCGAGCAGGGCCTCGCGCAGATGGGCATGACGAGCCGGGAGCTCGCGCAGCGCGAGATCGAAGCGCTCGAACGGGTGAAGAACCTCGTCCCGCCCAGCGAATTCGTCATCGGTTATTACGGGCATGGCAGCGCCGAGGTCGCGCTCGAAGAGGAGCCGCCCCTCATCCTGCCCTGGATCGCGCTCGAATACGTCGAAGCATCGAGCGAGGGCGTGACGCTCACCGATCGCGTCGCCAAAGCGCGGGAGACGGGCGTGGATCCGGTCCGCGCCCACAGGCTCGCGCGCGGCATGATCGAGGGCGTCCGTGTCCTCCACGGCCTCGGCGTCCTCCACCGCGACCTCAAGCCCGACAACGTCTTCGTCGCCGGCCCGCTGGACGATGAAACGCCGAAGATCGCCGATTGTGGCATTGCGCGGGTCGACGGGCTCACGCTCGCGACCGTGCAGGGGATCACGCTCGGGTATGGGGGCCCCGAGCAGGCGCTCTCGTCGGTCGCGCCGTCGCGGCGCAATCCGCTCGTCGGGCCTTGGACGGACGTGCACGCGCTCGCCTCCACGATCTGGTTCATGCTCACGGGCGAGGAATGGTGCCGCTCGATGCCCTCCTGGTACATGGGCGAGCGGCGCAGCCTGCGCACGGCGAAGAAGCTGCACCGCGGCTTTCTGGCGGCGGAGGAGCTCTTCGGCGCCATCGATCTTGCGCTCCGGCAAGGCGCCTCGCCGGTGCTGCCCGAGGGGACGTGGGACCTCGAAGGCGCCAAGTTTTACGAGACACACGCTCGAAAATTGCTCGGCGGCTCCATGTTCGAGGGCTCGCCGCCGCGATTCCCCTCGGTCGACGCGTTCGCCGAGGCGCTGCTCCCGCCCCTGGAAGCGGCCGCGGCGCGGTGGATCGAAATCGCGGCGCGCGAGCACCAGCCGATGACCTCGTTCCGCAAGACGCGCATCTTGCCGTCCGAGGAGGAGGTCTTTGCCGCGATGGACGCGCTCGCGCCTCCGCGCACCACGAGCGAAAAACCCCTCCTTTTGGAGCCGGGCGGCGTCGTGTTCCTCCCGGGCCCCTGGGGATTCGCGCGATCGGGCAGCGAGCTGCATGGTTTGTCCAAAAAGGAGCCGCGTACATTCTCGGTCGACGTCCCTCGACCTTATCGAGCGCAGATCGCCGCCTCGCGGTGGCTCGTGCGTGGCCCAGGCGGGGGCATTGCGCTCGTGGGCCCGGCCCACGTCCTCTTGCAGCGGGGCGAGTCGTTCGTGCAGGGCACGTTGCCACGGCGCGCGGACGAGGGGCCCGTCGGTGAAATCGTGGCGACGCTCGGCGACGGCCGTGCCTTCGGGGTGGTGACGGCCGACGCGGGCGAGGGCGGACCGGAGCTCTGGCTCTCGAACGACGGCGTACGCTGGGCCGATCCGCTGCTCTTGCCGCTCGGCGGCGAGGTCTCCGCGATTGCCTCGGGCCCGCTCGGCTTTTTCGTCGCGGGCAGCTTGCGCGGCAAGAAGGCGCGCGCCTTGTGGATTGGATACGACCAGGAGGTCCGCTCCTCCGCCGCGAGCTTGAACGACAAACCCGCCTTGCTCCTCTGCGTAGCGGGCGCCGAGGGCGAAGCGTGGGCCGCGGGTGCGGGCCTCGTGATGCGCTTCGATCGCGGGGGCTCCGCGGTCGAGGCCTCCGAAGCGGAGGGCATTCCCGTGGCCATGGGCCTCGACGACGAGGGCGTGCCTTGGCTCGTCACCGAGCGGGAGGTCTTCCGGCGGCACGGCGGCGGCGTCTCGCCCGTGTGGAAGCGATATCATACGCAGCCGAAAGGCACGCCGCGGCTCGTGGCGATTGGTTTTCCGCCGGGCGGCGTGCGCGTCGTGGACGCGGTCGGGGGCGGGGCCGTCTTGCGGACGTGA
- a CDS encoding DUF1592 domain-containing protein, with protein MLRTVLRSNSIRITGALALTAAFAGCLGGEDENGKPGAGVVGCPDDLAFFQNNVYEPLLEKKCFVCHSATGMAGKSRLVLTPRSEPDALEKNLEVARALAVEQEGGLSVLLSRPSGQHPNGHPGGTLFEQGTPDYATLSLFVTRTTRGEGCAAPSAACTTVQPGPRVLRRLTRHEYDATISELFGIDSQWGASFVPDIVIGGFDNNEDALRVSPLFADQVRRAAEEIATLALTNPSSILPCDPVAAGPEACAKTFVDTFGKRAFRRPLSAEDAQRYVALYQTIASKEGFNEGIEAVITAMLQSPHFLYRTEIGDNSIASEGGRVRLTPHEIATELSYMLWGTMPDDELFAAADANALGTPEQIEAQAKRLLQDPRSDEILERFAIAWLELDRLDAAPKDSATYPEWNADIRAAMIEETRQFVRHVIRNGEGTIAELLDAPYTFVSPKLATFYGLPAPASAADENDFGMIELGDSGRAGILTQGSVLATHGKPAGSSPVHRGKLVRERLFCQPLPPPPPGVVAEPPPIDPTKSTRERYAAHTTVELCRSCHDLVDPIGFAFEHFDGIGRYRADENGLPIDASGEILSAPATTGSFVGVPELASVLAESPDAQGCYARSWLRYAYGQLDEGRLACLSSQVADEFQKGNLRVLDLLVALTRTSHFTERVADPPEPGGPGNPSGTGGAGGAGGDPTGAGGAGASGGGDPGPTLPYVVDTTVDSDWGSGYQLTIQVTNIGKESLTWSIPMQVEGTIANIWNASYTVTNGTTHFVGAEHNATLAPGQATSFGFVANR; from the coding sequence ATGCTGCGTACTGTCCTTCGCTCGAATTCGATCCGGATCACGGGCGCCCTCGCCCTCACGGCCGCCTTCGCCGGCTGCCTCGGCGGGGAAGACGAGAATGGGAAACCCGGGGCCGGCGTCGTCGGTTGTCCGGACGACCTCGCGTTCTTCCAGAACAACGTCTACGAGCCCCTGCTCGAAAAGAAATGCTTCGTCTGCCACAGCGCGACGGGCATGGCCGGCAAGAGCCGCCTCGTCCTCACGCCGCGGAGCGAGCCGGACGCCCTCGAAAAGAACCTCGAAGTGGCCCGCGCGCTCGCCGTCGAACAGGAAGGAGGCCTCTCCGTCCTCCTCTCGCGCCCCTCGGGCCAGCACCCGAATGGCCACCCCGGCGGCACCCTTTTCGAGCAGGGCACCCCCGATTACGCGACCCTCTCGCTCTTCGTCACGCGCACGACCCGCGGCGAAGGCTGCGCCGCGCCCTCCGCCGCTTGCACCACCGTACAGCCGGGGCCCCGTGTCCTGCGCCGCCTCACCCGCCACGAGTACGACGCCACGATCTCGGAGCTCTTTGGCATCGACTCGCAATGGGGCGCCTCCTTCGTCCCTGACATCGTCATCGGCGGCTTCGACAACAACGAGGACGCGCTCCGCGTGAGCCCGCTCTTCGCCGACCAGGTCCGCCGCGCCGCCGAGGAGATCGCGACACTTGCCCTGACGAACCCTTCGAGCATCCTGCCGTGCGACCCCGTCGCCGCGGGCCCCGAGGCCTGCGCGAAGACGTTCGTCGACACGTTCGGCAAGCGCGCCTTCCGCCGCCCGCTCAGCGCCGAAGACGCCCAGCGGTACGTCGCGCTCTACCAGACCATCGCCTCCAAGGAAGGCTTCAACGAGGGCATCGAGGCCGTGATCACGGCCATGCTCCAGTCGCCGCATTTCCTCTATCGCACCGAGATCGGCGACAACTCCATCGCCAGCGAGGGCGGGCGTGTTCGTTTGACCCCCCACGAGATCGCCACCGAGCTCTCCTACATGCTCTGGGGCACCATGCCCGACGACGAGCTCTTCGCCGCGGCCGACGCGAATGCACTCGGGACGCCGGAGCAGATCGAGGCCCAGGCCAAGCGCCTGCTCCAGGATCCGAGGAGCGACGAGATCCTCGAGCGGTTCGCCATTGCCTGGCTCGAGCTCGATCGGCTCGACGCCGCGCCCAAGGACTCCGCCACCTACCCCGAATGGAACGCCGACATCCGCGCCGCCATGATCGAGGAGACGCGCCAGTTCGTGCGCCACGTGATCCGCAATGGTGAAGGCACGATCGCGGAGCTCCTCGATGCGCCCTACACCTTCGTGAGCCCCAAGCTCGCGACCTTTTACGGTTTGCCCGCGCCCGCGAGCGCGGCGGACGAGAACGATTTCGGCATGATCGAGCTCGGCGACTCCGGCCGCGCCGGCATTCTCACGCAAGGCAGCGTCCTCGCCACGCACGGAAAACCGGCCGGCTCCTCCCCCGTGCATCGCGGCAAGCTCGTCCGCGAACGCCTGTTTTGCCAGCCCTTGCCGCCGCCGCCGCCCGGCGTCGTCGCCGAGCCGCCGCCCATTGATCCCACGAAGAGCACCCGCGAGCGCTACGCGGCGCACACCACCGTCGAGCTCTGCAGGAGCTGCCACGACCTCGTCGACCCCATCGGCTTCGCCTTCGAGCATTTCGACGGCATTGGCCGATATCGCGCGGACGAAAATGGCCTGCCGATCGACGCCTCCGGCGAGATCCTCTCGGCCCCGGCCACCACGGGAAGCTTCGTGGGCGTCCCCGAGCTCGCCTCCGTCCTCGCGGAGAGCCCCGACGCGCAGGGTTGTTATGCGCGCTCGTGGCTCCGGTATGCGTATGGCCAGCTCGACGAAGGCCGGCTCGCTTGCCTTTCGAGCCAGGTCGCGGACGAGTTCCAGAAAGGAAACCTCCGCGTCCTCGACCTGCTCGTCGCGCTCACCCGCACCTCGCATTTCACCGAGCGTGTCGCCGATCCCCCGGAGCCCGGCGGCCCCGGCAATCCCTCGGGCACGGGCGGCGCGGGTGGCGCGGGCGGTGATCCGACCGGCGCTGGCGGCGCGGGCGCCTCGGGCGGCGGGGATCCCGGCCCCACGCTCCCGTACGTCGTGGATACGACCGTCGACAGCGATTGGGGCAGCGGGTATCAGCTCACGATCCAGGTCACGAACATCGGGAAAGAATCCCTTACCTGGTCCATCCCGATGCAGGTCGAGGGTACGATCGCCAATATCTGGAACGCGAGCTACACGGTCACGAACGGCACCACCCATTTCGTCGGCGCCGAGCACAACGCCACCCTCGCGCCAGGCCAGGCCACGAGCTTCGGCTTCGTCGCGAATCGCTGA
- a CDS encoding DUF1552 domain-containing protein: MKHWNRRRFLTGMGAALVAAPVLGLLERDIRAENATAARRLVVFFSPNGTIHKHWRPSGSGANFSFPAGSILEPLAAHKSRIIVCDGLDFHGVDNHEAGMAAMLTGGGTLGTETAGKSLDQYVATRIGQNDRFPSLELGVQTSAWGGGIQTRISYAGPGQFVPPDDSPKSVYTRMFGDALGSPGELDAALARKKSILDLLRGELGTLRGKVGAHEREKLDEHLASLKKIESGLEGPLCAPPAAPPAVGTYNNDAFPTIGKSQMDLLVLALACDMTRVASVQWNHTVGPVVMSWLGVAEGHHGLSHSDDGNSKGVAEFVATERWYAEQFAYLLERLATTADPQGGMLLDSTVVLWCKELGDSRLHDCKSVPFVLAGGGGLSTGRYLNFGGAPHNRLLVSVCQALGLDNQTFGDPQKGSGPLPELFA, translated from the coding sequence ATGAAGCACTGGAACCGTCGACGCTTCCTCACGGGCATGGGCGCGGCCCTCGTCGCCGCCCCCGTCCTCGGCCTCCTCGAGCGTGACATTCGCGCCGAAAACGCGACGGCGGCCCGCCGCCTCGTCGTGTTTTTCTCGCCCAACGGCACCATTCACAAGCACTGGCGCCCGAGCGGCAGCGGGGCGAACTTCTCCTTCCCTGCGGGCAGCATCCTCGAGCCGCTCGCCGCGCACAAAAGCCGCATCATCGTGTGCGACGGCCTCGATTTCCACGGCGTCGACAACCACGAAGCCGGCATGGCCGCCATGCTCACCGGCGGCGGCACCCTCGGCACGGAGACCGCGGGCAAGAGCCTCGATCAATACGTCGCCACCCGCATCGGCCAGAACGATCGATTCCCCTCGCTGGAGCTCGGCGTACAGACGAGCGCCTGGGGCGGCGGCATCCAGACCCGCATTTCTTATGCGGGCCCCGGGCAATTCGTCCCGCCGGACGACAGCCCCAAGAGCGTCTACACCCGCATGTTCGGCGACGCCCTCGGCAGCCCGGGCGAGCTCGACGCGGCCCTCGCCCGCAAGAAGAGCATCCTCGACCTGCTCCGCGGCGAGCTCGGCACCTTGCGCGGCAAGGTCGGCGCCCACGAGCGCGAAAAACTCGACGAGCACCTCGCATCGCTGAAGAAGATCGAATCCGGCCTCGAAGGCCCGCTCTGCGCCCCGCCTGCGGCCCCGCCCGCAGTCGGCACGTACAACAACGACGCGTTCCCCACGATCGGCAAATCCCAGATGGATCTGCTCGTCCTCGCGCTTGCCTGCGACATGACGCGCGTCGCCTCCGTGCAATGGAACCACACCGTCGGCCCTGTCGTCATGAGCTGGCTCGGCGTCGCCGAGGGCCACCACGGCCTCTCCCACAGCGACGACGGCAATTCGAAGGGCGTCGCCGAGTTCGTCGCCACCGAGCGCTGGTATGCCGAGCAGTTCGCCTACCTCCTCGAACGCCTCGCCACCACGGCCGATCCGCAGGGCGGCATGCTCCTCGATTCCACCGTCGTCCTCTGGTGCAAGGAGCTCGGCGACAGCCGCCTCCACGATTGCAAGTCCGTGCCGTTCGTCCTCGCGGGCGGCGGCGGCCTCTCCACGGGCCGGTATCTGAACTTCGGCGGCGCGCCGCACAACCGCCTCCTCGTCTCCGTCTGCCAGGCCCTCGGCCTCGACAACCAGACCTTCGGCGACCCGCAAAAAGGCTCGGGTCCCCTGCCGGAGCTCTTCGCGTGA
- a CDS encoding class I SAM-dependent methyltransferase, translating to MHAPWDIGRPQADLVALAEAGGFRGDVLDVGCGPGDNAIFVAARGHAVTGLDLVENALAKARTRAQQSGVSVHFVRGNALELGMLGRTFDTVLDSGLLHVFGSGMRAQYVASLAHVVRPGSMYHALVWSDREPGAEGPRRLSEADLRAAFASGWKVREIRPARYEHMLGGKGYAEAWRVSIERTE from the coding sequence GTGCACGCGCCCTGGGACATCGGCCGGCCCCAAGCGGACCTCGTGGCGCTGGCGGAGGCTGGAGGGTTCCGCGGCGACGTGCTCGATGTGGGCTGCGGGCCCGGCGACAACGCAATTTTCGTCGCGGCGCGCGGGCACGCGGTGACGGGGCTCGACCTGGTGGAGAATGCGCTCGCGAAGGCCCGGACGCGCGCGCAGCAGAGCGGCGTGTCGGTGCATTTCGTGCGGGGCAATGCGCTGGAGCTCGGGATGCTCGGGCGGACGTTCGATACGGTGCTGGATTCGGGGCTGCTCCACGTGTTCGGGAGCGGAATGCGGGCGCAATACGTGGCGAGCCTTGCGCACGTGGTTCGTCCGGGCAGCATGTATCACGCGCTCGTATGGAGCGATCGGGAGCCGGGCGCGGAGGGGCCGAGGCGGCTCTCGGAGGCGGACTTGCGGGCGGCGTTCGCGTCGGGCTGGAAGGTGCGGGAGATTCGGCCGGCGCGGTACGAGCACATGCTCGGCGGCAAGGGATACGCGGAGGCGTGGCGCGTGTCGATCGAGCGGACGGAGTAA
- a CDS encoding lysine 5,6-aminomutase subunit alpha, with translation MAKVPLDHATVDACRAAAAAIADDVQRFIDRHTTVGIERTVARAYGVTGADPEGTPLANALVDRIHKAGHTGRGVAYFLGRALLEGASSAQEAAEQIAYGGASLDVEGGPTTHECLGALELETQKAIARIDEARSARERFKARFPAAELPLKYVIVATGNIYDDAVQAKAARFAGADIVAVIRATAQSLLDYVPEGPTTEGYGGTYATQENFRIIRKAADEASDETGKYLAQTNYSSGLCMSEIAWMAAVERLDMLLNDAMYGILFRDINMERTFVDQYFSRRIVARSGIVINTGEDNYLTTADAVEKAHTVLASQFINEAFARRAGLSDDQMGLGHAFEIDPWLEDSFLFEVAQAQLVRQIFDKHPIKWMPPTKFKTGDVFHSHVHDAMFNLAGVMTHQSIELLGMFSEAIHTPLLMDRYLALKSAKYIFGTAKHLGDEIQWKPGGIVERRAKEVLHKAHELLVQVKGDGIWDAIGGGAFGDVKRRRTGGKGHAGVAARDPEYLNPILDELEGGR, from the coding sequence ATGGCCAAGGTCCCCCTCGATCACGCGACCGTCGACGCGTGCCGCGCTGCGGCGGCCGCGATCGCCGACGACGTCCAGCGCTTCATCGACCGCCACACGACCGTCGGCATCGAGCGCACGGTCGCGCGCGCCTATGGCGTCACGGGGGCGGATCCCGAGGGCACGCCGCTCGCGAACGCGCTCGTCGACCGCATCCACAAGGCGGGGCACACGGGCCGCGGCGTCGCCTACTTCCTCGGACGCGCGCTCCTCGAAGGCGCGAGCTCCGCGCAGGAGGCCGCCGAGCAAATCGCCTACGGCGGCGCCTCGCTCGACGTCGAGGGCGGCCCCACGACGCACGAATGCCTCGGCGCCCTGGAGCTCGAAACGCAGAAGGCGATCGCCCGCATCGACGAGGCCCGCAGCGCGCGCGAGCGGTTCAAGGCCCGCTTCCCTGCGGCCGAGCTCCCGCTCAAATACGTCATCGTCGCGACCGGCAACATCTACGACGACGCGGTCCAGGCCAAGGCCGCGCGCTTCGCGGGAGCCGACATCGTCGCGGTCATCCGCGCGACGGCGCAATCGCTCCTCGATTACGTCCCCGAGGGCCCGACGACCGAGGGATATGGCGGGACGTACGCCACGCAGGAGAACTTCCGCATCATCCGCAAGGCCGCGGACGAGGCGAGCGACGAGACGGGCAAATACCTCGCCCAGACGAACTACTCTTCGGGCCTGTGCATGAGCGAGATCGCGTGGATGGCGGCGGTCGAGCGGCTCGACATGCTCCTCAACGACGCGATGTACGGCATCCTCTTCCGCGACATCAACATGGAGCGGACGTTCGTCGATCAATACTTCTCGCGCCGCATCGTGGCCCGCAGCGGGATCGTCATCAACACGGGCGAGGACAACTACCTCACGACGGCCGACGCGGTGGAGAAGGCGCACACCGTGCTCGCCTCGCAGTTCATCAACGAGGCATTCGCGCGGCGCGCGGGGCTCTCGGACGATCAGATGGGCCTCGGCCACGCGTTCGAGATCGACCCCTGGCTCGAGGACAGCTTCCTCTTCGAGGTCGCGCAGGCGCAGCTCGTCCGGCAGATCTTCGACAAGCATCCCATCAAATGGATGCCGCCCACGAAATTCAAGACGGGCGACGTCTTCCACAGCCACGTGCACGACGCGATGTTCAACCTCGCGGGCGTCATGACGCACCAATCGATCGAGCTCCTCGGCATGTTCAGCGAGGCGATCCACACGCCCCTGCTCATGGATCGGTATCTCGCACTGAAAAGCGCGAAATACATCTTCGGCACGGCGAAGCACCTCGGCGACGAGATCCAGTGGAAGCCCGGCGGCATCGTGGAGCGGCGCGCGAAGGAGGTCCTGCACAAGGCGCACGAGCTCCTGGTCCAGGTGAAGGGCGACGGCATCTGGGACGCGATTGGCGGGGGCGCGTTCGGCGACGTGAAGCGCAGGCGCACGGGCGGCAAGGGCCACGCCGGCGTGGCGGCGCGTGACCCCGAGTATTTGAACCCGATCCTCGACGAGCTCGAAGGAGGCCGCTGA